A genomic stretch from Flavobacteriales bacterium includes:
- a CDS encoding glycosyltransferase: MTPVVSVCIISYKQEAFIEATLSGAMRQQLNVPYEIVVGDDSSPDSTLTIIERLASQDSRIRILEKEKNLGMHGNWARTIKACNGKYIALCEGDDIWNDPMKLQKQIDLLENNPNASACFSNADVLNEDGSVSPYAYVDTEFEILSAKDFFELNFNPVPTCTLVFRRSCFQDFPPAYFQSPFADWILHTLLIQKGDYIYLPEKTSTYRKHDGGVWSGIKEEKQLQNKLKALRLIRSIVGDSFKNANASAIRKQLDKLLYFYRGQKQHGKFWKTWFELKILVFR, translated from the coding sequence ATGACCCCTGTTGTAAGCGTATGCATCATCAGTTATAAGCAGGAAGCTTTTATTGAAGCAACTCTTTCGGGGGCAATGCGACAACAATTGAATGTTCCGTACGAAATTGTGGTTGGAGACGACAGTTCGCCAGACAGTACCCTGACCATAATTGAAAGGCTGGCAAGCCAGGACTCAAGAATTCGAATTCTTGAGAAAGAAAAGAACCTGGGAATGCACGGCAACTGGGCACGAACAATCAAGGCGTGCAACGGAAAATACATTGCTCTTTGCGAAGGAGATGACATCTGGAACGACCCGATGAAACTGCAGAAACAGATCGATCTTCTTGAGAATAACCCAAACGCTTCCGCTTGTTTCAGTAATGCTGATGTACTCAATGAAGATGGTTCGGTCAGTCCGTATGCTTACGTGGACACAGAGTTTGAGATCTTATCAGCAAAAGACTTTTTCGAACTGAACTTCAACCCGGTTCCAACCTGCACATTGGTTTTCAGACGTTCTTGTTTCCAAGATTTTCCACCAGCGTATTTTCAAAGTCCGTTTGCAGATTGGATCCTGCACACGCTTCTCATCCAAAAAGGCGACTACATCTATCTGCCTGAAAAAACATCTACATATCGCAAGCATGATGGAGGTGTTTGGTCTGGAATCAAAGAAGAAAAACAACTTCAGAACAAGTTAAAGGCACTAAGGCTGATTCGTTCAATCGTGGGTGATTCTTTCAAAAACGCCAATGCATCAGCCATTCGAAAACAACTGGACAAGCTCCTCTATTTTTATCGGGGACAGAAACAGCACGGTAAGTTTTGGAAAACGTGGTTTGAATTGAAAATACTGGTGTTCAGATGA
- a CDS encoding glycosyltransferase has translation MKNEGISVIVCCYNSTSRIEPTLQHILQQETDGSFNWEIIVIDNNSTDGTAQFAKKLLAEAETPVSNRVVFEPKPGLSNARNKGFEEATYNIVLMVDDDNSLCSDYLQGIWNAFKKNASAGMVGGLGIAALEATAPAWFWEYDYCYAIGPQSNNGKAIEHLYGAGLALRMDVMEKIRGAGFTGLLSDRIGKTLMSGGDTELCYAFRMAGYELVFNPEIFFMHHLPKGRVNWRYLRRLFYGFGQTKAYLDIYTSCLAGREMPENGRLPFWFNRAVYLANNAKSDLTILLLGAFFNLEGNDRLLKALARLGQVKRIVQLNTAYISLFSKIHLLKKHLNKG, from the coding sequence ATGAAAAACGAAGGCATTTCGGTCATCGTTTGCTGCTATAATAGCACGAGTAGAATTGAACCTACGCTACAGCATATACTTCAGCAGGAAACGGATGGCTCTTTCAATTGGGAGATCATTGTAATTGACAACAATTCAACCGATGGTACAGCACAGTTTGCCAAAAAGCTTCTCGCGGAAGCCGAAACCCCAGTTTCAAATCGAGTGGTCTTCGAACCAAAACCCGGACTGAGCAACGCCCGCAACAAGGGCTTCGAAGAAGCCACGTACAATATTGTACTGATGGTGGATGACGACAACAGTCTTTGCTCCGATTATCTCCAAGGTATTTGGAACGCATTCAAAAAAAACGCGAGCGCAGGCATGGTCGGTGGCCTTGGAATTGCAGCTTTGGAGGCTACCGCTCCCGCTTGGTTCTGGGAATATGATTATTGCTATGCCATTGGTCCGCAATCAAACAACGGCAAAGCCATCGAACACCTTTATGGTGCAGGATTAGCCTTGCGTATGGATGTCATGGAAAAAATCCGAGGTGCGGGTTTCACCGGTCTTCTTTCGGATAGAATTGGGAAAACCCTCATGTCTGGTGGTGATACTGAATTGTGCTATGCTTTCAGAATGGCCGGTTACGAATTGGTTTTCAACCCAGAGATCTTCTTTATGCATCATCTGCCCAAAGGCAGGGTCAATTGGAGGTATCTGCGTAGATTATTCTATGGTTTTGGGCAGACAAAGGCATATCTTGACATATACACATCTTGCTTGGCAGGAAGAGAAATGCCAGAGAATGGCCGTCTTCCGTTCTGGTTCAATCGAGCCGTGTACCTGGCAAATAATGCAAAAAGTGATTTAACGATCCTTTTGCTGGGAGCGTTCTTCAACTTGGAGGGCAATGACCGATTGTTAAAGGCACTTGCCCGATTAGGACAAGTGAAAAGAATTGTTCAGCTGAATACTGCCTACATCAGCCTCTTCTCAAAAATTCACCTGCTCAAAAAACACCTGAACAAAGGATGA
- a CDS encoding glycosyltransferase, whose product MNQPLVTVLIPMYNAEDFVEQSVRSILEQTYTNFELLIIDDGSTDRSVPVVESFSDQRIKLVRNEKNLKLIATLNKGLSLAKGKYIVRLDADDIAIKERIETQVSFMEEHPEVGLCGTWYEAFGDVSSVVRYPTDHQSLKYMSLYQCPIIHPSTIFRTSVIKEHGLKYDLDYPHAEDYKLWGQFAMVSQLANVPEVLLRYRLHDSNISKQQASTQKSNSIRIRTELFHELGLNVSPNQLEAFMQMNHQVDNLTLEQLKSLGTLLSNMIVSNNNSSYLNSEWLSRTLNNKWYETCSNHAHLGWSVFKTYLSYENLLSEKPRLEKTSKIFVKSIRGELQ is encoded by the coding sequence ATGAATCAGCCGTTGGTCACAGTACTTATCCCAATGTACAATGCCGAGGACTTCGTGGAGCAATCCGTTCGAAGCATTCTTGAACAGACCTATACAAATTTTGAGTTACTGATAATTGATGATGGATCTACGGACCGATCCGTACCCGTTGTGGAATCCTTCAGCGACCAACGCATTAAACTTGTTCGGAACGAGAAAAACCTGAAACTCATTGCCACGCTGAACAAAGGTCTTAGCCTTGCCAAAGGAAAGTACATCGTAAGATTGGACGCTGATGACATTGCCATCAAAGAAAGAATAGAAACGCAGGTATCGTTCATGGAAGAGCACCCCGAAGTAGGGTTATGCGGAACCTGGTATGAAGCGTTCGGTGATGTTTCTTCCGTGGTCAGATACCCAACAGACCACCAAAGTCTCAAGTACATGTCACTATACCAATGCCCGATCATTCACCCTTCCACTATTTTCAGAACTTCCGTAATAAAAGAGCACGGTCTGAAATATGATCTGGATTACCCACATGCAGAAGATTATAAGCTGTGGGGGCAATTTGCCATGGTAAGTCAACTTGCAAATGTTCCAGAAGTTTTACTTCGATACAGATTACACGACAGTAATATTTCGAAACAACAGGCGTCAACACAGAAAAGCAACAGTATTCGAATAAGAACGGAGTTGTTCCATGAACTAGGTTTGAATGTAAGCCCAAACCAATTGGAAGCCTTTATGCAAATGAATCATCAGGTTGACAACTTGACTTTGGAGCAACTGAAAAGTTTGGGCACTTTACTTAGCAACATGATAGTGTCCAACAACAACAGCTCCTATTTGAATTCTGAATGGCTTTCTCGAACATTGAACAATAAATGGTATGAGACCTGCTCCAACCATGCTCACTTGGGCTGGAGCGTATTCAAGACGTATTTGTCTTATGAAAATCTCTTGTCAGAAAAACCTCGATTAGAGAAAACGTCAAAGATTTTCGTGAAATCAATTCGCGGAGAATTGCAATAG
- a CDS encoding glycosyltransferase: MGQSILTVLMPVYNAEQHLKDAINSVLDQSFQNFKLLIINDGSTDGSMNIIESFNDKRLEVIQLQENGGVVNALNIGIDSIDTKYIARADADDICLPDRFKKQIDFMETHSEVGALGTGFDSLMPDGSIRSGGRFSTEHDIIRLRHLYQIQIIHGTSMLRTDVLKNYGLKFDPDFKHAEDYDFFDRVGNVSRIANIPEPLYLIRHHETRVSEQFSDIQKRNSDRVKVRIFQAMGIDVTETELELIQWLMYQNYSWFDLEKVSALSSLLGRIIQANNNSGYFEPEFLRFQLCSRFLHLCNFMAKTEPEIPQILRGLKEVRFSDGPKLFFNINLKSFLARF; this comes from the coding sequence ATGGGACAATCGATTCTGACAGTTCTCATGCCGGTTTACAATGCCGAACAACATTTGAAAGACGCTATTAATAGCGTTTTGGATCAGTCTTTTCAGAATTTCAAACTCCTGATCATCAATGATGGGTCTACTGACGGCTCAATGAATATCATTGAAAGTTTCAATGATAAACGGTTAGAAGTTATCCAACTTCAAGAAAATGGGGGGGTGGTAAATGCACTGAATATTGGAATTGACTCCATTGACACCAAATATATTGCTCGTGCAGATGCCGATGACATCTGTCTGCCAGATCGATTCAAAAAACAGATCGACTTCATGGAAACCCATTCCGAAGTGGGAGCTCTTGGAACAGGATTTGACAGTTTGATGCCAGATGGCTCCATCAGATCGGGAGGCCGATTTTCTACTGAACATGACATTATCCGTTTGCGGCATCTGTACCAGATACAGATCATTCATGGTACTTCCATGCTACGCACGGATGTTCTGAAAAACTATGGATTGAAATTCGACCCAGACTTCAAGCATGCGGAGGATTACGACTTCTTCGACCGAGTGGGAAATGTGAGCCGAATAGCCAATATTCCCGAACCGCTCTATCTGATCCGGCATCACGAAACCCGCGTTTCTGAACAGTTCTCAGATATACAGAAACGGAATTCAGACCGAGTGAAAGTCAGAATCTTTCAGGCAATGGGAATTGATGTTACCGAGACAGAATTGGAACTCATCCAATGGTTGATGTACCAGAACTATTCTTGGTTTGATCTCGAAAAGGTTTCCGCTCTTTCATCTCTGCTGGGCCGAATCATTCAAGCCAATAACAATAGCGGGTATTTCGAACCTGAATTTCTCCGTTTTCAGCTGTGTTCACGATTTCTTCACCTCTGTAATTTCATGGCGAAAACCGAACCTGAAATCCCACAGATTCTTCGCGGCCTGAAAGAAGTTCGCTTTTCGGATGGCCCGAAATTGTTCTTCAACATTAATCTCAAATCATTCTTAGCGCGATTCTGA
- a CDS encoding methyltransferase domain-containing protein: MSWFYRLYYPLRLRAIYSYHLRHKNKKNGLGELLRSQGKTRWLDMGASGSFSDGFFFADLYPPEEANDKLRDHYFQFNATLDHPTEKFESMGKFDLIRMQHVLEHLPIETLPKAFENFHRLMNDEGWILITVPDLRLMAKMYLRSALDTPSAFSEWAETRIEKGSPQSYYFSIFTHSVPYQAHHWCFDEEGMRYAMEKSGLFKNIKALTPFSRLADVPFTHNRPGEDLCIVAQKA; this comes from the coding sequence ATGAGCTGGTTCTACCGTTTGTACTACCCTCTAAGGCTTAGAGCCATTTACTCGTATCATCTTCGCCACAAGAACAAGAAGAACGGTTTGGGGGAATTGCTCCGCTCACAAGGGAAAACCCGTTGGTTGGATATGGGCGCATCGGGCAGTTTCAGTGATGGTTTTTTCTTCGCGGATCTGTACCCACCGGAAGAAGCGAACGATAAATTGAGAGACCACTACTTTCAGTTCAATGCCACTTTGGATCATCCAACGGAAAAGTTCGAATCGATGGGAAAGTTCGACCTCATTCGAATGCAGCATGTGCTGGAACATTTGCCGATTGAGACACTGCCAAAGGCGTTTGAGAACTTCCATCGACTGATGAATGATGAGGGCTGGATCCTGATAACCGTTCCAGACCTACGACTGATGGCCAAAATGTATCTGAGAAGTGCGCTCGACACTCCTTCGGCATTTTCAGAATGGGCGGAAACCCGAATTGAAAAAGGAAGCCCACAAAGCTATTATTTCTCCATTTTCACCCATAGCGTTCCATATCAGGCGCATCATTGGTGTTTTGATGAAGAGGGAATGCGTTACGCCATGGAAAAATCCGGCCTGTTCAAAAACATTAAGGCTTTAACCCCATTCAGCAGGTTGGCCGATGTGCCTTTCACACATAATCGACCGGGCGAAGACCTCTGCATTGTAGCTCAAAAGGCCTGA
- a CDS encoding glycosyltransferase yields the protein MSGSDHSTKPFFSVIIPTYNRARSIMDAVKSVQAQTFTDFELLVIDDGSKDNTGELVKAASVADSRVRYIYQDNAERSAARNHGIELAQGRYICFLDSDDIYLEDHLEQFHRTIVANDFPRAMVLGNSLAEINGEYRKDPPYVTETDDPIELVLKISICSQRVCIENSILKENRYDVKLRVGEDQELWSRIVRKYPIVHSDQYTVVLRDLGDRTIDYLNTDTYLANLQIRKRIIAQDVDGRIRPEWRKFALSAAYYKLAVSYLKRGKLAAFYLNMIRSILADTGHFLKDKLLVIGSTIPLVKRLTVGKLPKFVQQA from the coding sequence ATGTCTGGATCCGACCATAGTACAAAACCTTTCTTTTCAGTCATCATCCCAACTTACAATCGGGCCAGATCCATCATGGATGCGGTGAAGAGTGTTCAGGCGCAGACTTTTACGGACTTTGAGCTTTTGGTAATCGATGATGGCTCGAAGGACAACACGGGAGAACTGGTGAAAGCGGCTTCGGTGGCAGATTCCAGGGTCAGATACATTTATCAGGATAATGCCGAAAGAAGTGCCGCGCGTAACCACGGAATTGAACTTGCCCAAGGCCGCTACATCTGCTTTTTAGATAGTGACGACATCTATTTGGAAGACCATTTGGAGCAATTCCATCGAACGATTGTGGCGAATGATTTTCCAAGGGCTATGGTTTTGGGAAATTCATTGGCTGAAATAAATGGCGAATACCGAAAAGACCCGCCTTACGTCACGGAAACGGACGACCCGATTGAACTTGTGCTGAAGATTTCCATCTGTTCGCAGCGCGTTTGTATTGAAAACTCCATCCTGAAAGAGAACCGATATGATGTAAAGCTTCGGGTTGGCGAGGATCAGGAGCTCTGGAGCCGAATCGTTCGGAAATACCCGATCGTTCATTCCGACCAATACACGGTTGTGCTGCGCGATCTTGGCGACCGCACCATCGACTACCTGAACACCGACACCTACTTGGCCAATCTGCAAATTCGAAAACGGATCATTGCGCAAGATGTGGACGGACGAATCCGACCAGAATGGAGGAAGTTCGCACTCAGCGCAGCGTATTATAAACTGGCGGTCAGTTACTTGAAAAGAGGAAAACTTGCCGCCTTTTACTTGAACATGATCCGCTCAATTCTTGCTGATACGGGTCATTTTTTGAAGGACAAATTGCTGGTTATCGGCTCGACCATTCCGTTGGTAAAGCGACTTACGGTTGGAAAGCTGCCTAAATTCGTTCAGCAGGCATGA
- a CDS encoding glycosyltransferase, whose product MRILQIVPSLIRGGAERLVLNLTQELEAQGHEVKIFALHDENLYRSLQSKTEVVITPARVSYSLLGQDTSDTESFDKAVREFDPQIIHSHLIEAELISRHKPYEKAVYISHWHGCPEMLRKVPLAAFLKKDTWWNWNVKRNLISGYKECNNHFLCISEFMKEWVMEHLEADPKACSIINNAVDTSLFRPMEVERDNSVFHLIAVGKLNYNKNQQFLVRVVAELLKLGVESDLTLLGSGAEEPKLKQLASELGVGERIHYPGTVDNPEIYLNKADLLVHASHYEAFGLVLLEAMACGKPVVCFNDGGPAEVAVDGHNGFVVKRNDLKGFSEAVAKLAQDQDLYAELSRNALDFSANYGLKQYANKVLGLYEKLLSERKIRS is encoded by the coding sequence ATGAGAATTCTCCAGATTGTTCCATCATTGATCCGAGGCGGGGCCGAACGACTTGTTCTCAACCTTACCCAAGAATTGGAAGCGCAGGGACACGAAGTAAAAATCTTCGCGTTGCACGATGAGAACCTTTACCGTTCGCTTCAAAGCAAAACCGAGGTGGTGATCACACCTGCTCGCGTTTCCTATTCGCTGCTTGGTCAGGACACTTCTGATACCGAAAGTTTCGACAAAGCCGTTCGCGAGTTCGACCCGCAGATCATTCACAGTCATTTGATTGAAGCGGAGCTAATCAGTCGTCATAAACCTTACGAAAAGGCAGTTTACATTTCGCATTGGCATGGCTGCCCTGAGATGCTTCGGAAAGTTCCATTAGCCGCATTCCTAAAGAAGGATACTTGGTGGAATTGGAACGTTAAACGCAACCTGATAAGCGGTTACAAAGAGTGCAACAACCATTTTCTGTGTATTTCTGAGTTTATGAAAGAATGGGTCATGGAGCATTTGGAAGCCGACCCGAAAGCCTGTTCCATCATCAATAATGCAGTGGACACCAGTCTGTTCCGACCTATGGAAGTTGAACGTGACAATTCCGTATTCCATCTAATTGCGGTCGGAAAACTGAACTACAACAAGAACCAGCAGTTTTTGGTGCGAGTAGTGGCTGAACTGCTGAAGCTTGGGGTTGAATCAGACCTGACGTTGCTCGGTAGTGGTGCTGAGGAACCCAAGCTAAAGCAACTTGCATCCGAACTTGGCGTTGGCGAACGAATCCACTATCCAGGAACGGTAGATAATCCCGAAATCTACTTGAACAAGGCGGATCTTTTGGTGCATGCTTCGCATTACGAAGCATTCGGATTGGTACTACTGGAAGCGATGGCATGCGGAAAGCCCGTTGTCTGTTTCAATGATGGTGGTCCAGCCGAAGTGGCAGTTGATGGACACAACGGTTTTGTTGTGAAACGAAATGATCTGAAAGGTTTTTCTGAAGCCGTTGCAAAACTGGCGCAAGACCAGGACCTATACGCTGAATTGAGCCGAAACGCGTTGGATTTCAGCGCGAATTACGGCTTGAAGCAATACGCAAATAAGGTTTTGGGGCTTTATGAAAAACTGCTTTCCGAACGGAAAATCCGGTCATAA
- a CDS encoding glycosyltransferase: MNQLKSLVRKILSVVLYNCWYRWNRNWDRAKNGEPLKDGITAVVSAKNEEYIIPFCLKSLVGVVDQVVCIDNGSDDATLQVMKDFKAEFGDRIEVDVLEMLGALLGDCRNAGLEHTRFKWHLRWDADMVCRTSGSDDMKLLREKVLKDDRPRTIQLPRTNLRGDFHHTRKNLPAIDPGEPILVRYGKDIEYVEYGKFDVIRVPFYYAIEKEIKRYYFHCEGLKSDDNLIYRRQYFEWREAFNKYSDSNRPKEIADFETFKKAWCERELGTSDHRSLKWRFQREFCNRLEVIDKQLFGEYPDVLKAESESAETRFQVILKDGKPFYRVDRSDKEMENYQPTEGDLAWTDSKDL, translated from the coding sequence ATGAATCAGCTGAAATCGCTCGTTCGGAAAATCCTTTCGGTGGTGCTTTACAATTGCTGGTACCGTTGGAACCGAAATTGGGACAGGGCTAAAAATGGAGAACCTCTGAAAGATGGCATTACGGCCGTGGTCTCTGCCAAGAATGAGGAATACATTATTCCATTCTGTCTGAAAAGTCTAGTCGGAGTTGTCGATCAAGTGGTATGTATCGACAATGGTTCCGATGATGCCACACTTCAGGTGATGAAGGATTTTAAGGCTGAATTCGGAGACAGGATTGAAGTAGATGTGTTGGAAATGCTAGGTGCACTTTTAGGCGATTGCCGAAACGCAGGATTGGAACACACACGCTTCAAATGGCATTTGCGCTGGGATGCGGACATGGTCTGTCGGACTTCTGGTTCAGACGATATGAAATTGCTGCGCGAAAAGGTGCTGAAAGACGACCGACCAAGAACGATTCAGCTGCCGAGAACCAACTTGCGTGGAGATTTTCATCACACCCGGAAAAACCTTCCCGCCATCGACCCAGGCGAGCCGATATTGGTTCGTTATGGAAAAGATATTGAGTACGTGGAATACGGCAAGTTCGATGTGATCCGCGTGCCATTCTACTACGCCATTGAAAAGGAAATCAAGCGATATTACTTCCACTGCGAAGGGTTGAAATCGGATGATAATCTTATTTACCGCAGGCAGTATTTCGAATGGCGAGAGGCTTTCAACAAGTACTCGGATTCGAATCGTCCAAAAGAGATTGCGGACTTTGAGACGTTCAAGAAAGCATGGTGCGAACGCGAGTTAGGAACGAGTGATCATAGGAGTTTGAAATGGCGATTTCAGCGTGAGTTCTGCAATCGGTTGGAAGTCATCGACAAGCAACTTTTCGGGGAATATCCTGACGTGTTGAAAGCTGAATCTGAATCAGCGGAAACGCGTTTTCAGGTGATTTTGAAAGACGGGAAGCCGTTTTACAGGGTTGATCGATCAGACAAGGAAATGGAAAATTATCAGCCTACCGAAGGTGACCTGGCTTGGACTGATTCGAAAGATTTATGA
- a CDS encoding glycosyltransferase, which translates to MTRVLYIGDPSSVHDLKWVSYFSTRDDFEAYFLVQEHEMHLITPERKKQFEELGITVEGPIKSYSLWRFWENRASINKIKKVIAKRKIDVVHPLFATPFSLWTRNLPVPSIITCRGSDIHVVLASLGKGSFLQKIHGKLLLKRFRSAFENAAAITCTSQGQLDRINSIFGTDLKAEIIRTGVNVGEINQLEAKLKLPPIFSGKKIIFLPRYIRPIYQTELQLKALMETPQNLRPQLALVLIKGNRTPGSYMVKVERLLKECGLPYHIFDSLTQHEMWSMFKLSSLAIMTPKTDGTPNSALEAMAARCPLILGSFKYDEDLFSEEFCHRMNTDSVAELTELITESLQNYPQKKISAAFENVSKRGNRPVEMERLKALYLSLAKG; encoded by the coding sequence ATGACGCGCGTACTTTATATCGGTGACCCGAGCAGCGTTCACGATCTGAAATGGGTCAGTTACTTCAGCACGCGAGATGATTTTGAAGCGTATTTCCTGGTTCAGGAACACGAAATGCACCTGATAACGCCCGAGCGGAAGAAGCAGTTCGAAGAGCTTGGAATTACGGTCGAAGGCCCGATAAAAAGCTATTCGCTGTGGCGATTTTGGGAAAACCGCGCTTCCATCAACAAAATCAAAAAAGTCATCGCGAAGCGAAAAATTGATGTGGTTCATCCGCTTTTTGCCACACCATTTTCGCTGTGGACACGGAATCTTCCTGTTCCATCTATTATCACTTGCCGAGGTTCAGACATTCATGTCGTTCTGGCCAGTTTGGGCAAAGGTTCTTTTCTACAAAAGATCCATGGAAAGTTGCTTTTGAAGCGGTTCCGATCGGCATTCGAAAATGCCGCTGCAATCACATGCACTTCACAAGGACAATTGGACAGAATCAATTCCATTTTCGGCACGGATCTGAAAGCAGAGATTATCCGAACAGGCGTGAATGTGGGCGAGATCAATCAGCTGGAAGCAAAGCTAAAATTGCCACCGATTTTCAGTGGCAAGAAGATCATTTTCCTTCCGCGCTACATCCGACCCATCTACCAAACGGAGCTACAGCTGAAAGCATTGATGGAGACACCCCAAAACCTTCGACCACAACTGGCATTGGTGCTCATCAAAGGGAATCGGACTCCTGGTTCGTACATGGTAAAAGTTGAGCGTTTGCTGAAGGAATGTGGATTGCCCTATCACATCTTTGATTCACTGACACAACATGAAATGTGGTCAATGTTCAAGTTGAGTTCGCTGGCCATCATGACCCCAAAAACAGACGGAACTCCGAACTCGGCCTTGGAAGCCATGGCTGCAAGATGTCCACTCATTCTGGGTTCGTTCAAGTATGATGAGGATTTATTTTCCGAGGAATTCTGCCACCGAATGAACACCGATTCGGTCGCTGAACTGACGGAATTAATCACGGAATCACTTCAGAATTATCCTCAGAAAAAAATCAGTGCCGCTTTTGAGAATGTCTCAAAACGTGGCAATCGACCTGTGGAAATGGAGCGTTTGAAGGCGCTTTATCTATCCCTCGCGAAGGGATAA
- a CDS encoding glycosyltransferase translates to MASEQRHLVIFCGNFPFGFAEPFLEVELNYLKAHFQRITICTTALPASGNEPQFEVPEGVELLNIQPNPNLLEKTLSVFQMFTDEDIGQEMQVIREAYHNQTSWGRLKTMLVSKLRALRIKKFVEEKLLRADNQQIFLYSYWADDAALALTYIKRERPDVTAFCRIHGWDLYFERSPYFYLPFRKLIFNGLDAVFPISENGKNYLLSHFDTIINRGRVYPSRLGIRTVDALPEQNRKFRRFRLISCSNLIPIKRVELIIRALSFVRELEIDWTHFGDGSEHTNMRVLASQLLDGKENIEYHFPGRLPNWQVLKYYSDHTVDLFITLSRYDGIPVSIMEAMSFGIPALATDVGGVSEIVINGKTGFLLDQEVNPKDVAEVIEKVASMDAEKIDAMRAEAKNMWGTFYSADINYPEFCKKVLSLREG, encoded by the coding sequence ATGGCTTCGGAGCAGCGACATCTGGTGATCTTCTGCGGGAATTTCCCGTTCGGGTTCGCTGAGCCGTTTCTTGAGGTTGAACTCAATTACCTCAAAGCACATTTTCAGAGAATTACTATTTGCACCACGGCTCTTCCAGCGTCTGGCAACGAGCCTCAGTTTGAGGTTCCAGAAGGTGTTGAATTGTTGAACATTCAACCGAATCCAAACCTGTTGGAAAAGACTCTTTCTGTCTTTCAAATGTTCACAGATGAGGATATTGGACAGGAAATGCAGGTCATTCGTGAAGCTTATCACAACCAAACAAGTTGGGGCAGACTGAAGACGATGCTGGTGTCAAAACTTCGGGCACTCAGAATCAAAAAGTTCGTTGAGGAGAAGTTGCTTCGTGCTGATAATCAGCAGATTTTCCTCTACAGCTATTGGGCGGATGATGCGGCTTTGGCGCTGACATACATAAAACGGGAAAGGCCAGACGTTACCGCATTCTGTCGCATTCACGGTTGGGATCTGTACTTCGAACGCAGTCCGTATTTCTATCTGCCTTTCAGGAAGTTGATTTTCAATGGATTGGATGCAGTTTTTCCAATTTCGGAGAACGGTAAAAACTATTTGCTGAGTCACTTCGACACCATCATCAATCGTGGTCGGGTGTATCCAAGCCGATTGGGAATCAGAACGGTAGATGCGCTTCCCGAACAGAACAGAAAATTCAGGCGTTTCCGATTGATCAGTTGCTCGAACCTTATTCCAATAAAGCGGGTTGAACTGATCATCCGAGCGCTTTCATTCGTAAGAGAATTGGAAATCGATTGGACGCATTTCGGAGATGGCTCGGAGCACACGAACATGCGGGTTCTTGCCAGTCAATTGTTGGATGGAAAAGAAAACATCGAATACCATTTTCCGGGTCGGCTTCCGAATTGGCAGGTGTTGAAATACTATTCCGACCACACAGTCGATCTGTTCATAACGCTTAGTCGGTATGACGGAATTCCCGTAAGCATTATGGAAGCCATGTCCTTCGGAATTCCCGCGTTGGCAACGGATGTTGGTGGTGTTTCAGAAATCGTCATCAACGGAAAAACGGGCTTTCTGCTTGATCAGGAAGTGAACCCGAAAGATGTGGCGGAGGTCATCGAAAAAGTGGCTTCGATGGATGCTGAGAAAATTGACGCCATGCGTGCCGAAGCCAAGAACATGTGGGGAACCTTTTATTCGGCCGACATCAATTACCCAGAATTCTGCAAGAAGGTTTTATCCCTTCGCGAGGGATAG